A stretch of Candidatus Auribacterota bacterium DNA encodes these proteins:
- the dnaA gene encoding chromosomal replication initiator protein DnaA, which translates to MNNSAGALWRNVIEKLARGLNQETIQTWLQPVRAKQIEQGCLTLEVPNKLFSDWLSQHYRNSIELNASELMNTPVSVRFVIKEESDLKESTPSTQSQRPRISFTRNRLFSSELKLNQKYTFDTFVIGPSNRFAHAASIAVAQSPAKAYNPLFIYGRVGLGKTHLMQAIGHYILNKFVESNVIYISSEKFTNQLIDAIQNRTTIKFRNKYRNVDILLIDDVHFLGGKEQTQEEFFHTFNTLYDAHKQIVLSSDRPPKEIPNLEDRLVSRFEWGLVTDLQPPDIETRVAILRKKAEQERIVLPDEVIFYIASKIKSNIRKLEGALSRLSAYSSLMKAPMNLEIAEAILGDMVSGEDAKSVTVEAIQKKVAEYFDIRVSDMMSKKRPQSIAFPRQIAMYLARTLVGSSLPEIGEAFGGRDHTTVLYATRSIEARLKKDEGLRKIITYLERHLKD; encoded by the coding sequence GTGAATAATTCCGCGGGAGCGTTGTGGAGAAATGTAATAGAAAAGCTCGCCAGGGGCCTGAATCAAGAGACAATTCAGACGTGGCTTCAGCCGGTTCGTGCAAAGCAGATTGAACAGGGCTGCCTCACGCTCGAGGTCCCGAACAAGCTCTTCAGCGACTGGTTGAGCCAGCACTATCGGAACTCGATCGAACTGAATGCGAGCGAGCTCATGAACACACCGGTGAGCGTACGCTTTGTCATAAAAGAAGAGTCGGATCTCAAGGAATCCACTCCATCCACGCAATCACAGAGGCCCAGGATTTCGTTCACGAGGAACAGGCTCTTCAGCTCCGAACTCAAACTCAACCAGAAATATACATTTGATACCTTCGTGATAGGGCCAAGCAACCGCTTTGCCCATGCAGCCTCGATCGCCGTTGCTCAATCACCGGCAAAGGCCTACAATCCGCTCTTCATATACGGAAGGGTTGGACTCGGGAAAACCCACCTCATGCAGGCAATCGGGCACTATATTCTCAACAAATTCGTCGAATCAAACGTCATCTATATCTCCAGCGAGAAATTTACAAACCAGCTCATTGACGCCATACAGAACAGAACCACGATCAAGTTCAGGAATAAGTATCGAAATGTTGACATCCTTTTGATCGATGATGTGCATTTCCTCGGTGGTAAGGAACAGACCCAGGAAGAGTTTTTCCACACCTTCAATACCCTCTACGACGCTCACAAACAGATTGTCCTCTCCAGTGACAGGCCCCCCAAGGAGATTCCAAATCTTGAAGACAGGCTCGTATCCCGCTTCGAATGGGGTCTCGTGACGGACCTTCAACCGCCCGACATAGAAACGCGCGTCGCGATACTGCGCAAAAAGGCGGAACAGGAGAGAATTGTATTGCCTGATGAGGTAATTTTCTACATCGCCTCCAAGATAAAATCGAACATACGAAAGCTCGAGGGCGCCCTGAGCCGCCTGTCCGCGTACAGCTCCCTCATGAAGGCCCCCATGAATCTTGAGATCGCTGAAGCGATACTCGGCGATATGGTCAGCGGCGAAGATGCAAAATCGGTCACGGTGGAGGCCATCCAGAAGAAGGTTGCGGAGTATTTCGATATCCGCGTATCTGATATGATGAGCAAGAAGAGGCCCCAGTCCATAGCCTTCCCGCGGCAGATCGCGATGTATCTCGCGAGAACGCTTGTAGGGTCTTCCCTGCCCGAGATCGGGGAGGCCTTCGGGGGGCGGGATCACACGACCGTACTGTACGCTACCAGATCCATTGAGGCCCGCCTCAAAAAAGATGAGGGACTGAGGAAGATTATCACGTATCTCGAACGCCATCTGAAGGATTAA
- the dnaN gene encoding DNA polymerase III subunit beta, which translates to MKIKCAKDEILEGLQIVQSIVSGKGTLPILSNVLLETCEGELVLTTTDLEVGMRKRVKAKIIKEGAITLPAKRLLAILRELPVSEVVMEASDQKEVTIMYDASYFKVLGLPKDEFPPLPDFRKNRSLKVPQGAMGEMIRKTHYAVSHDESRYVLNGLYLMLSKGCITAVATDGRRLALCEIAAAVPEGIDRGIIVPTKAVLELGRILGAEGDVELFLGENQVAFSRDDCSLVTRLIEGHFPNYQQVVPQRSEHKLILGREELLSAVRRAALLTSEQSNSVKIALKKNRLIVSTNTPDVGEAREEMTISYGGEEVDIAFNPHYLIDVLKNLEEQEITFEFTDALNPGVVRSGKSFLYVIMPIRLS; encoded by the coding sequence ATGAAAATTAAATGTGCTAAAGATGAGATTCTCGAAGGACTCCAAATCGTCCAGAGTATCGTGAGCGGTAAGGGAACGCTCCCGATACTCTCGAACGTGCTCCTCGAGACTTGTGAGGGGGAGCTTGTGCTCACGACCACGGATCTCGAGGTGGGGATGAGGAAGCGGGTAAAGGCGAAGATCATAAAGGAGGGTGCCATAACGTTACCCGCGAAGCGCCTCCTCGCCATTCTGCGCGAGCTCCCCGTCAGCGAGGTCGTGATGGAGGCATCTGATCAGAAAGAGGTCACCATCATGTATGATGCGTCGTATTTCAAGGTGCTCGGCCTGCCTAAAGACGAGTTCCCGCCGCTCCCCGACTTCCGCAAGAACCGTTCTCTGAAGGTTCCCCAGGGGGCTATGGGCGAGATGATTCGTAAAACGCACTATGCGGTATCCCACGATGAGAGCCGCTACGTCCTCAATGGGCTGTATCTCATGCTCTCAAAGGGGTGCATTACCGCCGTCGCTACGGACGGGAGGCGTCTCGCCCTCTGTGAGATAGCCGCCGCGGTGCCCGAGGGTATCGACAGGGGGATCATTGTCCCCACGAAGGCTGTCCTCGAGTTGGGGAGGATCCTTGGGGCCGAGGGCGACGTTGAGCTTTTCCTGGGAGAAAATCAGGTCGCCTTCAGCAGGGATGATTGCTCGCTGGTAACCAGGCTCATCGAGGGGCACTTTCCGAACTACCAACAGGTCGTCCCGCAGCGATCCGAACACAAATTGATACTGGGCCGTGAGGAGCTCCTCTCTGCAGTGAGGAGAGCGGCCCTGCTCACCAGTGAGCAGTCGAACTCGGTCAAGATTGCTTTGAAGAAGAACAGGCTCATTGTGAGCACCAATACGCCGGACGTGGGTGAGGCCCGCGAGGAGATGACGATATCGTATGGTGGGGAGGAAGTCGACATCGCATTTAACCCGCACTATCTGATCGATGTGCTTAAAAACCTTGAGGAGCAGGAGATCACCTTCGAGTTTACCGACGCTCTGAACCCAGGCGTGGTGAGGAGCGGGAAGTCATTTCTCTACGTGATCATGCCGATCAGGCTCTCCTGA